The Echinicola rosea genome has a segment encoding these proteins:
- a CDS encoding Gfo/Idh/MocA family protein produces the protein MTSPIKILVVGCGNMGASHALAYHQMDGFEICGLVARGDSKNELNSKLGADYPLFSSYEKALEACKPDAVCISTYPDTHEEYALMALDAGCHVFIEKPLADTVAGSERIVQAAQAANKKVVVGYILRHHPSWIKFIEIAQTLGKPLVMRMNLNQQSHGRMWDVHRNLMKSLSPIVDCGVHYIDVMCQMTQSKPEKVSAIGVRLTDDIPHDNYNYGQLQITFEDGSVGWYEAGWGPMISETAFFVKDVFGPKGAASIVAKEAGGSGKSDSVDDHTKTESIKIHHADINAANEFTKPDEWVETADEPDHNALCQREQAYFLKAIQSDIDLGQHLEDAINSLKVAFACDESVKTGEIVEIN, from the coding sequence ATGACCTCACCCATAAAAATATTAGTAGTCGGCTGTGGCAATATGGGCGCTTCCCATGCACTGGCTTATCACCAAATGGATGGCTTCGAAATCTGCGGATTGGTAGCCCGCGGAGACAGCAAGAATGAGCTAAATAGTAAATTGGGCGCAGACTACCCACTTTTCTCCAGTTATGAAAAAGCACTGGAAGCGTGCAAGCCTGATGCTGTATGCATTTCCACTTACCCTGACACACATGAAGAATATGCCCTAATGGCCCTGGATGCAGGTTGCCATGTATTTATCGAAAAGCCTTTGGCAGACACCGTAGCAGGGTCAGAACGGATTGTCCAAGCTGCCCAAGCAGCAAATAAAAAAGTAGTGGTGGGGTACATCCTTCGCCACCACCCTTCTTGGATAAAGTTTATAGAAATCGCCCAGACCCTCGGCAAGCCACTGGTCATGCGCATGAACCTTAACCAACAGAGTCATGGCCGCATGTGGGACGTGCACCGAAACCTCATGAAGAGCCTTAGCCCCATTGTGGATTGTGGCGTCCACTATATCGATGTAATGTGCCAAATGACACAATCCAAACCCGAAAAAGTCAGCGCCATCGGCGTCCGGCTGACCGATGATATCCCGCATGACAATTATAACTATGGCCAATTGCAAATTACTTTTGAAGATGGATCAGTCGGATGGTATGAAGCAGGCTGGGGTCCCATGATCAGTGAAACAGCCTTCTTTGTAAAAGACGTCTTCGGCCCTAAAGGTGCTGCATCCATCGTCGCCAAAGAGGCTGGCGGTAGTGGCAAATCTGATTCGGTGGATGATCATACCAAAACAGAATCCATCAAGATCCACCACGCAGACATCAATGCAGCAAATGAATTTACCAAACCTGACGAATGGGTAGAAACAGCCGATGAACCCGACCACAATGCCCTTTGCCAGCGGGAGCAGGCTTACTTTCTGAAAGCCATCCAAAGCGACATTGACCTTGGCCAACACTTGGAAGATGCCATTAACAGCCTCAAAGTAGCTTTCGCATGTGATGAGTCGGTAAAAACAGGGGAAATAGTGGAGATCAATTAA
- a CDS encoding AAA family ATPase → MGYSQFKAKEFAPINVLIGKNDTGKTGLLKLLYASTKGVDTYSRKNETEDISFKKVISEKLSNTFQPGKKGLGELVSKHERGKLSVDMEFSHTKLSYNDRLYFSFGDSTTKNIIDCRDKINPISTNFRCLFIPAKEVLTPLKAIRATRDNLHMPGFDDTYLDLIRALVIPTQRGNIAVELKGVNKKLEDLFEGKIEQGIDDDFIFKKGHSEFHINLTAEGVKKIGILTTLIRNRQLNSNSVLFLDEPETTLHPEATRELVEMLMLMAKSGIQIFLATHNYFVLKQMHLCARRDEIDAKCFVLEREKGQAITSKEYLLNKDFPENAISDEALKMSDEEAKIDLGL, encoded by the coding sequence ATGGGCTATTCTCAGTTTAAGGCTAAAGAATTTGCTCCTATCAATGTTTTAATTGGGAAAAATGATACTGGTAAAACAGGTTTACTGAAATTATTATACGCTTCCACAAAAGGAGTCGATACATATAGTAGAAAAAACGAAACTGAAGATATTAGTTTCAAAAAGGTAATATCAGAAAAGCTTTCCAACACTTTTCAACCTGGAAAAAAAGGATTAGGCGAACTTGTCAGCAAACATGAAAGAGGGAAGCTATCTGTTGATATGGAGTTTTCTCACACTAAACTATCTTATAATGATAGACTTTACTTTTCCTTCGGAGATAGTACGACCAAAAACATTATTGATTGTCGAGACAAAATAAACCCTATTTCCACAAATTTCAGATGTCTGTTCATTCCCGCAAAGGAAGTGCTAACACCTCTCAAAGCGATAAGGGCAACTAGGGATAATTTACACATGCCAGGATTTGACGACACCTACCTTGACCTAATAAGAGCTTTGGTAATCCCCACTCAAAGAGGCAACATAGCGGTGGAGCTAAAGGGTGTGAACAAGAAATTAGAGGATTTGTTCGAAGGAAAAATTGAGCAAGGAATCGATGACGACTTTATTTTCAAAAAAGGCCATAGTGAATTTCACATTAACCTTACAGCGGAAGGAGTGAAAAAGATCGGCATCCTCACCACATTAATAAGAAATAGGCAGCTTAACTCTAACTCTGTCTTATTCCTAGATGAACCGGAAACAACTTTACACCCTGAAGCTACGAGAGAATTAGTGGAGATGCTAATGCTAATGGCAAAATCAGGAATCCAGATTTTTCTTGCCACTCATAATTATTTTGTTCTGAAGCAAATGCACTTATGTGCTCGCCGAGATGAAATCGACGCAAAATGTTTTGTACTCGAACGAGAAAAAGGACAAGCAATAACTTCTAAAGAATACCTATTGAACAAAGATTTTCCTGAAAATGCCATTTCAGATGAGGCTCTTAAAATGTCAGATGAAGAAGCTAAAATAGATTTAGGATTATAA
- a CDS encoding helix-turn-helix domain-containing protein — protein sequence MLDAINIKEKYKIFSSPTSEVEHRTAHQADHAVLNLYETSRYAYNFDLQFDNPAVVAMIQGKKIMNLRSEAPFEFLPGQSIVMPASELMYIDFPEATIASPTQCLALEISEGFLRETMVWLNEYFPRVDDSSWNWSKDNFTLLNNKLVQQNLNSLIRVMVDNDFGKQMKASNTTRELIASLMQTQARHYLLHNLDKLSTRNRLAHVVKYIRQHLEQPLHVNHLANQACLSRAQFFRAFQRELGETPVRFINRERLERAKKELLWKGKNITQACYESGFSSVNYFSRVFRQFEGMTPTAWIEQKGRGK from the coding sequence ATGTTAGATGCCATAAATATTAAGGAGAAGTACAAAATCTTCAGCTCACCCACATCTGAGGTGGAGCATCGTACGGCTCATCAGGCCGATCATGCCGTTTTGAATTTATATGAGACGAGCCGCTATGCCTATAATTTTGATTTGCAATTTGATAATCCCGCGGTGGTGGCAATGATTCAGGGCAAGAAAATCATGAATTTGCGATCGGAGGCGCCATTTGAATTTTTGCCGGGGCAGTCCATCGTCATGCCGGCTTCCGAGTTGATGTATATCGATTTTCCGGAAGCGACTATAGCATCACCGACCCAATGCCTGGCGCTGGAGATCAGTGAGGGGTTTTTACGGGAAACAATGGTGTGGCTCAACGAGTATTTTCCGCGGGTGGATGATTCTTCATGGAATTGGTCAAAAGATAATTTTACCTTGCTGAACAATAAGCTTGTACAGCAAAACCTGAATTCCCTTATCCGGGTGATGGTGGACAATGATTTTGGGAAACAAATGAAAGCATCCAATACCACAAGGGAGCTGATTGCCAGTTTGATGCAAACACAGGCAAGGCACTACCTGCTTCATAATTTGGATAAATTGAGTACTAGAAACAGGCTTGCCCATGTGGTAAAATACATTCGGCAGCACTTAGAGCAACCATTGCATGTGAATCATCTGGCAAATCAGGCGTGCCTGTCAAGGGCCCAGTTTTTCAGGGCCTTTCAGCGTGAATTAGGAGAGACACCTGTCCGCTTTATCAATCGTGAGCGACTGGAGCGTGCCAAAAAAGAATTGCTGTGGAAGGGAAAAAACATTACCCAGGCCTGTTATGAAAGCGGCTTTAGCAGTGTGAATTATTTTTCGAGGGTCTTTCGTCAATTTGAAGGAATGACCCCCACTGCTTGGATAGAGCAAAAGGGTAGGGGTAAGTGA